From Candidatus Hadarchaeales archaeon, one genomic window encodes:
- the minD gene encoding cell division ATPase MinD has translation MKRIVLASGKGGVGRTTITANLGLALAKKGRSTLLVDACLSSPNLGLLFKLERAPYTLNDVLRGEIPPSDAIYEGPHGLKIVPSSPSGDLRGVDWNRLPPTLDSLGERVEFMLIDTPGGLRKETVATLRTGQEILLLTLPEITSLSDTLRTKVLLEFLGLRPQGILLNRVRGKDYEFPAGEIKRLLDLPILGEIPEDLNVRRAWRKGEPFLELYPRSPASKSLTELAEKLSRRLS, from the coding sequence ATGAAAAGGATTGTCCTGGCTTCTGGAAAAGGGGGTGTTGGCCGCACCACCATCACCGCCAACTTGGGTTTGGCTCTGGCAAAAAAAGGAAGGTCCACCCTCCTCGTGGATGCCTGTCTCTCCTCCCCAAACCTCGGCCTGCTCTTCAAGTTGGAGAGGGCACCCTACACCCTCAACGATGTCCTGAGGGGAGAGATCCCTCCCTCCGACGCCATATATGAGGGTCCGCACGGACTGAAGATCGTCCCCTCGAGCCCTTCGGGGGATCTTAGGGGCGTGGACTGGAACAGGCTCCCCCCCACCCTGGACTCCCTCGGGGAAAGGGTGGAGTTCATGCTCATCGATACTCCCGGAGGCCTGAGGAAGGAAACGGTGGCCACCCTCAGAACGGGACAGGAAATCCTGCTGCTCACCCTCCCCGAAATAACTTCCCTCTCCGACACCCTGAGGACCAAGGTCCTGCTCGAGTTCCTGGGCCTTCGCCCCCAGGGAATTTTGCTCAACAGGGTAAGGGGAAAAGACTATGAATTTCCTGCCGGGGAAATAAAACGCCTGCTGGATCTTCCCATCCTAGGGGAGATACCCGAGGATCTAAACGTGAGAAGGGCCTGGAGGAAGGGGGAACCTTTTCTGGAACTCTATCCGCGCTCTCCTGCTTCCAAATCCCTAACCGAGCTGGCGGAGAAACTGAGCAGAAGGCTCAGCTAG